A stretch of the Haloplanus aerogenes genome encodes the following:
- a CDS encoding DUF7855 family protein, protein MLLVVTYSQGARTTLRNVCRTHESAVVRRLGRAALFAETELGAFLALRLRAKHGDDVQIERTRPFNEFDTVPESVREAAAAYEDRETASTPYAKFAAGTDHPDPETMRDADL, encoded by the coding sequence TTGCTACTCGTCGTCACGTACTCGCAGGGCGCTCGAACGACGCTCCGCAACGTCTGTCGGACCCACGAGTCGGCGGTCGTCCGGCGACTGGGTCGCGCAGCGCTTTTCGCGGAGACGGAACTGGGTGCGTTTCTCGCGCTCCGGCTCCGCGCGAAACACGGTGACGATGTACAGATCGAGCGCACACGTCCGTTCAACGAGTTCGACACGGTCCCCGAGTCGGTGCGGGAGGCGGCCGCAGCGTACGAGGACCGCGAGACGGCGAGTACGCCGTACGCCAAATTCGCCGCAGGGACCGACCATCCCGATCCCGAAACGATGCGCGATGCCGATCTGTGA
- a CDS encoding LAGLIDADG family homing endonuclease: MAQSSPNQELVDRFVRFYRNYYRDAISQLAQRYPNEQRSLHVDYDDLYQFDPDLAEDFIAQPDQLQDFAEEALRVYDLPADVSLGQAHVRLRNLPDSIDIRSIRVHDNHVGRMIAVSGIVRKATDVRPKIVEAAFECQRCGTMTYIPQSDGGFQEPHECQGCERQGPFRVNYDQSEFVDSQKLRVQESPEGLRGGETPQSIDIDIEDDITGEVTAGDHVTVTGVLHIDQVTDGNEKSQLFDLYMDGVSVEIEDEQFEDMEISEADKRDIIELSNHKNIYDEMVASVAPSIYGYDQEKLAMILQLFSGVTKHLPDGSRIRGDLHMLLIGDPGTGKCQKYNTKVVLGDGTVRMLGELVESRLENPVSVDDGVYESVNFSVQTVTADGNITVGEATKVWKREAPERMYRIRTKSGREVEVTPSHPLFVPDGGHMDAIRADELEVGDRIAASGSGVVDGAEKESTTPTSAVPDGGSTTVDGTGGHGGVHWDRIESIETVTPNYDWVYDLEVAETHTYLGNGIVSHNSQLLSYIRNIAPRSVYTSGKGSSSAGLCVTGDTLIHTADGFEPIRELVKPHHPEPVTTETSEPAEYDLYTFDRTSGEMTQRTSSYVWRMPEKQCRRIETAHGKELETSTNTPVLICGDDGIEWREISEIEAGDFVAVPKYEDPERSTLSPRAFFEFSGEKLKPDEESITFLRRRLREQFGTLRDAAAELELTEDFIYDSLSNRHLPLSRLDRILEAIDADRSDINVARSMLGHGNSITIPDSFDEDLMYLIGLVFGDGDIMLSRRGENRGHVRLSNSDEELLRKAARIVEETFDKSVEIEKQDERVPCIRIHSATIARFFRNLGMETPKDGLSLDPRLTTAEHADAFLRGLFDADGSVSARDDGGSSIQFSTISDEFARQVQLMLETYGVRARRRERDRRGTYELESGYEIESKAVQTHLAMYGQNVDAFAERIGFESAAKTEALDGIVGDATRRGERLPVGRTLAAVTRSAGAYYQNIHRGDNPSRKRARAMLTERDLGPVESAVREAVDANLVWDEVVAAVDTEEKELFDLTVPETNNFVGNGIVTHNTAAAVRDDFGEGQQWSLEAGALVLADQGIAAVDELDKMRAEDRSAMHQALEQQQISISKAGINATLKSRCSLLGAANPKYGRFDQYEPIGEQIDLEPALISRFDLIFTVTDQPDPDEDAALAEHILRTNYAGELNTQREQVANSNHSQEEVESVTDTVDPEIDPELLRKYIAYAKRTCFPTMTDEAKAAIRDFYVDLRAKGADEDAPVPVTARKLEALVRLAEASARVRLSDTVERDDAERVIEIVRSCLQDIGVDPETGEFDADVIETGTSKSQRDRIKSIKDVIETVDAEYEGEAGAPIDAIVERAEAEGIDEDKVMDQIEQLRRKGDLYSPKQDQYKVV; the protein is encoded by the coding sequence ATGGCGCAGTCGTCGCCGAATCAGGAACTGGTCGACCGCTTCGTCCGGTTCTACCGGAACTACTACCGCGACGCAATCAGCCAACTCGCCCAGCGGTATCCCAACGAACAGCGTTCTCTCCACGTCGACTACGACGACCTCTATCAGTTCGACCCCGACCTCGCCGAAGACTTCATCGCACAGCCCGATCAGTTGCAGGACTTCGCGGAGGAAGCCCTGCGGGTGTACGACCTCCCCGCGGACGTGTCGCTCGGACAGGCCCACGTCCGCCTGCGGAACCTGCCCGACAGCATCGACATCCGGTCCATTCGTGTCCACGACAACCACGTCGGGCGCATGATCGCCGTCTCGGGCATCGTCCGCAAGGCCACCGACGTACGCCCGAAGATCGTCGAAGCCGCCTTCGAGTGCCAGCGCTGCGGCACGATGACCTACATCCCCCAGTCCGACGGCGGGTTTCAGGAACCCCACGAGTGTCAGGGGTGTGAGCGACAGGGACCCTTCCGGGTCAACTACGACCAGAGCGAGTTCGTCGACTCGCAGAAACTCCGGGTGCAGGAGTCGCCGGAGGGGCTCCGCGGCGGCGAGACGCCCCAGAGCATCGACATCGACATCGAGGACGACATCACCGGCGAGGTGACTGCGGGCGACCACGTCACCGTCACGGGCGTCCTCCACATCGATCAGGTGACGGACGGCAACGAGAAATCCCAGCTGTTCGACCTCTATATGGATGGCGTCAGCGTCGAAATCGAGGACGAACAGTTCGAGGACATGGAGATCAGCGAGGCGGACAAACGCGACATCATCGAACTCTCCAACCACAAGAACATCTACGACGAGATGGTCGCCTCCGTCGCACCCTCCATCTACGGCTACGATCAGGAGAAACTCGCGATGATCCTCCAGCTGTTCTCGGGCGTGACCAAACACCTGCCCGACGGGTCGCGGATTCGGGGGGACCTGCATATGCTCCTCATCGGTGATCCTGGTACGGGAAAATGCCAGAAATATAATACTAAGGTCGTTCTCGGAGACGGGACGGTTCGAATGCTCGGAGAACTCGTCGAATCGCGGCTGGAAAATCCTGTATCGGTCGACGACGGAGTATACGAGTCGGTCAATTTCTCCGTCCAGACGGTGACTGCCGACGGGAACATCACCGTCGGAGAGGCGACGAAGGTGTGGAAACGGGAAGCGCCCGAGCGGATGTACCGCATTCGCACCAAATCCGGCCGCGAGGTGGAGGTAACGCCGTCACACCCTCTGTTCGTTCCGGATGGAGGACACATGGATGCGATCAGAGCCGACGAACTCGAAGTCGGTGATCGTATCGCAGCAAGTGGAAGCGGCGTAGTTGACGGCGCGGAGAAGGAATCGACAACGCCGACTTCCGCTGTCCCGGACGGTGGTTCGACGACCGTCGACGGAACGGGTGGTCACGGCGGCGTCCACTGGGATCGCATCGAATCGATAGAAACCGTCACCCCCAACTACGACTGGGTGTACGACCTCGAAGTCGCCGAAACACACACGTACCTCGGCAACGGCATCGTCTCGCACAACTCACAGCTCCTGTCCTACATCCGCAATATTGCGCCCCGATCCGTCTACACCTCCGGGAAGGGATCGTCATCGGCCGGGCTCTGTGTGACCGGCGATACGCTGATCCACACGGCAGACGGGTTCGAACCGATTCGTGAGCTGGTCAAGCCGCACCATCCCGAGCCAGTTACTACGGAGACATCCGAACCAGCCGAGTACGATCTCTACACGTTCGACCGGACGAGCGGTGAGATGACCCAACGGACCAGTTCCTACGTCTGGCGAATGCCCGAAAAACAGTGCCGCCGAATCGAGACAGCTCACGGAAAAGAACTGGAAACGTCGACGAATACGCCAGTCCTCATCTGTGGCGACGATGGCATCGAGTGGCGCGAAATATCGGAAATCGAGGCCGGCGATTTCGTGGCCGTGCCGAAATACGAAGATCCTGAACGCTCGACGCTGTCACCGCGAGCGTTTTTCGAGTTCTCGGGGGAGAAACTGAAACCGGACGAGGAATCGATCACCTTCCTTCGGCGGCGCCTGCGTGAGCAGTTCGGTACCCTTCGGGACGCGGCCGCAGAACTGGAACTCACCGAAGATTTCATCTACGATTCGCTGTCGAACCGACACCTGCCGCTCTCACGACTCGATCGAATACTCGAAGCTATCGACGCCGACCGTTCGGACATCAACGTAGCGCGGTCGATGCTCGGTCACGGCAACAGCATCACCATTCCGGACTCGTTCGACGAGGATCTCATGTATCTCATTGGTCTCGTGTTCGGCGACGGCGACATCATGCTGTCTCGCCGTGGCGAAAATCGTGGGCACGTTCGCCTCTCCAACAGCGACGAGGAGCTACTTCGAAAAGCCGCACGGATCGTCGAGGAAACCTTCGACAAGTCGGTCGAGATCGAGAAACAGGACGAACGTGTCCCCTGTATTCGTATTCACAGTGCGACGATCGCTCGCTTCTTCCGGAATCTCGGGATGGAAACCCCGAAAGACGGCCTCAGTCTCGATCCGCGGTTGACGACCGCAGAACACGCCGATGCGTTCCTCCGTGGCCTGTTCGACGCGGATGGATCGGTCTCCGCCCGCGACGACGGCGGATCGAGTATTCAGTTCTCGACGATCAGCGACGAGTTCGCTCGCCAAGTCCAGTTGATGCTGGAGACGTACGGCGTTCGAGCGCGTCGGCGCGAGCGTGACAGACGTGGGACGTACGAACTGGAAAGTGGCTACGAAATCGAATCGAAGGCCGTACAGACGCATCTGGCGATGTACGGGCAAAACGTCGATGCCTTCGCCGAACGGATCGGATTCGAATCGGCGGCGAAGACCGAGGCACTCGACGGCATCGTTGGCGACGCAACCCGACGAGGCGAGCGGCTTCCGGTCGGGAGAACACTTGCGGCTGTGACCAGATCGGCCGGCGCCTACTACCAGAATATCCATCGTGGCGACAATCCGAGCCGAAAACGGGCACGGGCGATGCTCACGGAGCGTGACCTCGGACCCGTCGAATCGGCTGTCCGGGAGGCCGTCGACGCGAATCTCGTGTGGGACGAAGTCGTCGCCGCTGTCGATACGGAGGAGAAGGAGCTGTTTGACCTCACTGTCCCCGAGACGAACAACTTCGTCGGCAATGGCATCGTTACGCACAACACGGCCGCCGCCGTACGCGACGACTTCGGTGAGGGACAACAGTGGAGTCTCGAAGCCGGGGCGCTCGTGCTGGCTGATCAGGGGATCGCGGCTGTGGACGAACTAGACAAGATGCGCGCGGAGGATCGATCGGCCATGCACCAAGCGCTCGAACAGCAGCAGATTTCGATTTCCAAGGCCGGAATAAACGCCACCCTCAAATCCCGCTGTTCCCTCCTCGGCGCCGCCAACCCGAAGTACGGCCGGTTCGACCAGTACGAACCCATCGGCGAACAGATCGACCTCGAACCCGCACTCATCTCGCGGTTCGACCTGATCTTCACCGTCACGGACCAGCCCGATCCGGACGAGGACGCCGCCCTCGCGGAGCACATCCTGCGCACCAACTACGCGGGCGAGTTGAACACCCAGCGAGAGCAGGTGGCGAACTCGAATCACAGCCAAGAGGAGGTGGAGTCGGTCACCGACACAGTCGACCCCGAAATCGACCCGGAGCTCCTGCGGAAGTACATCGCGTACGCCAAGCGCACCTGTTTCCCGACGATGACCGACGAGGCGAAGGCGGCCATCCGCGACTTCTACGTCGATCTTCGCGCGAAGGGGGCGGACGAGGACGCGCCGGTGCCCGTCACGGCCCGGAAACTGGAGGCGCTGGTGCGACTCGCGGAGGCGAGCGCGCGGGTTCGGCTCTCGGACACCGTGGAGCGCGACGACGCCGAACGCGTCATCGAAATCGTCCGCTCCTGCCTGCAGGACATCGGCGTCGACCCCGAGACGGGCGAGTTCGACGCCGACGTGATCGAGACGGGCACCTCGAAGAGCCAGCGCGACCGCATCAAGAGCATCAAGGACGTGATCGAGACGGTCGACGCCGAGTACGAGGGCGAGGCGGGCGCGCCCATCGACGCCATCGTCGAACGCGCCGAGGCGGAAGGTATCGACGAGGACAAGGTGATGGATCAGATCGAGCAGTTGCGCCGGAAGGGCGACCTGTACAGCCCGAAACAGGACCAGTACAAGGTGGTCTGA
- a CDS encoding DUF7854 family protein — MDRISAIRNVEDALRAFEEGETDLAATEERVLATLRTYATEFDDETALAAYVGKGDEAVEGVVVVASSRAEARERIADHAVDAPETFEVDRLE, encoded by the coding sequence ATGGACCGCATCTCCGCGATCCGCAACGTCGAAGACGCGCTCCGGGCGTTCGAGGAGGGAGAGACCGACCTCGCGGCGACCGAGGAACGCGTGTTGGCGACGCTCCGGACGTACGCCACGGAGTTCGACGACGAGACGGCGCTGGCGGCGTACGTCGGGAAGGGCGACGAGGCGGTCGAAGGCGTCGTGGTGGTTGCGTCGTCGCGCGCCGAGGCCCGAGAGCGGATTGCCGACCACGCCGTGGACGCGCCCGAGACGTTCGAGGTCGACCGACTGGAGTAG
- a CDS encoding DUF7856 family protein, with translation MRVRIDGRIREGRAIDLTETDVSAAAVVRAIDGENGRIRIDCPPPSDPHDHVARLPPMTFDRRAALATAARALGHTSPAESQLEATRTELADLSPPSVDVAAARRRVAETGAAEDRLRERVAELRGRLQARRETGADTTAVEAQLDEAVSQLSAAETERIAAEQALDRAEEAARAARDRRDRRLELEDRVANLEREVRRDLASAVWERFRAALRAVPGDGTVGPSPGAYDGDPVTAALAVARLAPLDAPVVVDGVERLDGAEAAASTLDAPVIYIG, from the coding sequence ATGCGCGTACGAATCGACGGTCGGATACGCGAAGGGCGAGCGATCGATCTGACAGAGACAGACGTGTCCGCGGCGGCCGTCGTGCGTGCAATCGACGGCGAGAATGGTCGAATCCGGATCGACTGCCCGCCACCGAGCGATCCACACGACCACGTCGCACGCCTGCCGCCGATGACGTTCGACCGGCGGGCGGCGCTCGCCACCGCGGCGCGGGCGCTGGGGCACACGTCACCTGCCGAGTCACAGCTCGAAGCGACGCGGACGGAACTGGCCGATCTGTCGCCGCCGTCCGTCGACGTGGCGGCAGCGCGGCGACGCGTCGCCGAGACCGGCGCGGCGGAAGACCGACTCCGCGAACGGGTCGCCGAACTGCGTGGCCGACTACAGGCACGCCGGGAGACTGGCGCGGACACGACGGCCGTCGAGGCACAGCTGGACGAGGCGGTGAGTCAGCTCTCGGCGGCCGAAACCGAGCGTATCGCGGCTGAACAGGCGCTCGACCGGGCGGAGGAAGCGGCGCGAGCGGCGCGTGACCGCCGTGACCGTCGCCTCGAACTCGAAGACCGGGTGGCGAATCTCGAACGCGAGGTGCGGCGTGATCTGGCGAGCGCCGTGTGGGAGCGGTTCCGTGCGGCGCTCCGGGCAGTCCCGGGCGACGGGACGGTAGGGCCGTCGCCAGGAGCGTACGACGGCGACCCGGTGACCGCCGCGCTCGCCGTGGCTCGGCTCGCACCCCTCGACGCGCCGGTCGTCGTCGACGGAGTGGAACGGCTCGACGGCGCCGAGGCGGCCGCGTCGACGCTCGACGCGCCGGTGATTTATATCGGGTGA